In one Candidatus Poribacteria bacterium genomic region, the following are encoded:
- a CDS encoding leucine-rich repeat domain-containing protein, producing MLSENKRYITSIFLALLITFCGQNFAYGVNVAERTPQVRDAIVAALPGVHNANDVTAAHLAAITSLNLSSRKIRTLKTGDFKGLTALLTLDLNTNSIRDISALEDLTALRYLYLSGNLITDISALEGLTSLRHLYLHENSISDISPLEGLTSLTRLSLHKNRIRDISALEGLTALIGLNLSHNAISDISALEDLTALTSLSLHNNSIGDISVLEGLTSLKQLDLGKNSITDISVLEGLTSPISLNLWKNAIRDVSALEGLTSLRELFLGGNAISDYGPLRRLKAAIATIASHRGFFLDITIPEVTNNAPVFTDGASTTRSVAENTASGENIGSAIGATDVDSDDTLTYTLGGRDAGSFRIVSTSGQLQTRAALDYETKSSYTVSVSDSNGGSDNIDITIDVTDAADAPVFTDGDSTTRSIAENTASGQNISTPVTATDQDNDVLTYTLSGIDAASFRIVGTTGQLQTRTALDHETDDSYSVTVTASDDNGGSTDIAVTITVTDINDAPVFTDGASTARAIAENTAAGQNIGSAVAATDVDANTTLAYTLSGTDASAFSIVRTSGQLQTNAALDFETKSSYSVTVSVSDDNNGSDSIPVTINVILTVSARSAPVRDAIVNVLGTPDVSLAQLATITTLDLSNKKIGSLHGDFSGLTGLTVLYLQNNSITDISHLSGLTQLSYLNLDNNNVNDISAVSGLIQLSYLNLDNNNVNDISAVSGLTKLTDLNLSGNNIRDLSPLNSLSNLMFLRIKGNPISVSDYNLLKKLQNDQSLSWVDINLYNNPPVFTEGSSATRTVAENTASNTNIGDAVSATDADNDTLTYTLGGTDADSFSIVSTTGQLQTSAALDFETKTSYTVTVDASDGNDGLDRITVTIDVTDEAAAAPSVETPPPPVIPVHTALLTNYPNPFNPETWIPYQLAEPAEVTLTIYDIRGVVVRELKLGHQPAGMYHTRSRAIHWDGRNGVGEKVASGLYFYTLTAGDFTATRKLLIRK from the coding sequence TATCTGAAAATAAAAGATATATCACATCAATATTCCTGGCACTTTTAATAACTTTTTGCGGACAAAACTTCGCTTATGGGGTTAACGTTGCTGAGAGAACGCCACAAGTGCGGGATGCGATTGTTGCTGCGCTGCCAGGTGTTCACAATGCCAATGATGTGACCGCAGCCCACCTCGCAGCGATTACATCCTTGAATCTGTCAAGTAGGAAAATCAGGACTCTGAAAACCGGTGATTTCAAGGGACTCACCGCACTCTTAACCCTCGATCTGAATACCAATTCAATCCGTGATATATCCGCACTTGAAGACTTGACCGCATTGAGATATCTCTATCTGTCTGGCAATTTAATAACGGATATATCGGCGCTTGAAGGGTTAACTTCCCTAAGACATCTCTATCTGCATGAAAATTCGATCAGTGATATATCACCGCTTGAAGGATTGACTTCCTTGACACGGCTCAGTCTGCATAAGAATCGAATCCGTGATATATCGGCACTTGAAGGGTTGACGGCACTGATAGGACTCAATCTGAGTCACAATGCGATTAGTGATATATCCGCCCTTGAGGACCTAACCGCACTGACATCGCTCTCTTTGCATAACAACTCGATCGGTGATATATCCGTCCTTGAAGGGTTAACTTCCCTGAAACAGCTCGATCTGGGTAAAAATTCGATAACGGATATATCCGTGCTTGAAGGCTTGACTTCCCCGATATCGCTGAATCTGTGGAAAAATGCGATCCGTGATGTATCTGCCCTTGAAGGATTGACTTCCCTGAGAGAACTCTTTCTGGGGGGTAATGCGATTTCGGATTATGGTCCCTTGCGTCGTCTCAAGGCAGCGATCGCTACGATTGCGAGTCATCGAGGTTTCTTCTTAGATATTACAATCCCTGAAGTCACTAATAATGCGCCTGTGTTTACCGATGGTGCCAGCACAACGCGTTCTGTTGCGGAGAACACGGCATCGGGTGAAAACATTGGGTCTGCGATTGGTGCGACGGATGTGGATAGCGACGACACCCTCACCTATACGTTAGGTGGCAGGGATGCGGGTTCCTTTCGTATTGTTTCGACCTCTGGGCAGCTGCAGACGCGTGCTGCGTTGGATTATGAAACCAAGTCGTCCTATACGGTTTCTGTTTCAGATAGCAATGGCGGTAGCGATAACATTGACATCACTATCGATGTCACAGACGCAGCTGATGCACCTGTGTTCACGGACGGCGATAGTACAACCCGCTCTATAGCAGAAAACACGGCATCGGGACAGAATATCAGCACGCCTGTCACCGCGACAGATCAGGATAACGATGTGCTTACCTATACACTAAGTGGCATAGATGCTGCTTCGTTTCGCATCGTCGGCACGACCGGGCAACTCCAAACCCGCACAGCCCTGGACCATGAAACAGACGACTCCTACTCGGTGACTGTTACTGCTTCTGATGATAATGGCGGTAGCACCGACATCGCCGTCACTATCACTGTGACAGATATTAACGATGCTCCCGTGTTCACCGATGGTGCCAGCACGGCGCGCGCTATAGCAGAGAACACCGCAGCCGGGCAAAACATCGGGAGTGCTGTTGCTGCGACAGATGTGGATGCAAATACCACTCTCGCCTATACACTCAGTGGCACGGATGCGTCGGCGTTCAGTATTGTCCGCACATCAGGGCAACTCCAAACAAATGCAGCCCTCGACTTTGAAACCAAGTCGTCCTACTCGGTGACGGTCTCTGTTTCCGATGACAATAACGGTAGCGATAGCATTCCCGTCACGATCAATGTCATACTTACAGTCAGTGCCCGCTCGGCACCTGTGCGTGATGCGATTGTTAATGTGCTTGGAACTCCTGATGTGTCCTTAGCGCAGCTCGCGACGATTACAACGTTGGATCTATCAAACAAGAAAATCGGTTCTCTGCATGGAGATTTCAGTGGGCTCACCGGACTGACAGTGCTCTATCTACAGAATAATTCCATCACGGATATATCTCACCTGAGTGGTTTGACCCAGCTGAGCTATCTCAATCTGGATAACAATAATGTCAATGATATATCTGCCGTGAGTGGCTTGATCCAGTTAAGCTACCTCAATCTGGATAACAATAATGTCAATGATATATCTGCCGTGAGTGGCTTGACCAAACTGACAGATCTCAATCTGTCTGGGAATAATATCAGGGATCTATCTCCGTTGAATAGCTTGTCTAACCTGATGTTTCTACGGATCAAAGGTAATCCAATTTCAGTTTCAGATTACAACCTTCTCAAGAAACTTCAGAATGACCAATCTCTGTCGTGGGTTGATATTAATTTATATAACAACCCACCTGTGTTCACAGAGGGCAGTAGCGCGACACGCACTGTTGCGGAGAATACGGCATCTAACACAAACATTGGAGATGCTGTGTCAGCCACCGATGCGGATAATGATACGCTTACCTATACGCTGGGTGGCACGGACGCGGATTCGTTTAGCATTGTCAGCACTACCGGGCAGCTCCAAACCAGTGCAGCTTTGGATTTTGAAACCAAGACATCCTATACGGTCACCGTCGATGCTTCTGATGGGAACGATGGCTTAGATCGTATCACCGTTACCATCGATGTCACGGATGAAGCCGCTGCTGCGCCATCGGTTGAAACACCTCCACCGCCTGTGATTCCTGTGCATACCGCACTCTTGACCAACTACCCCAACCCGTTCAATCCTGAAACGTGGATACCGTATCAACTCGCTGAACCGGCGGAAGTTACACTAACGATCTACGACATACGGGGTGTTGTGGTACGGGAGCTGAAGTTAGGGCATCAACCTGCGGGTATGTATCATACTCGGAGTCGTGCGATCCATTGGGATGGCAGAAACGGTGTAGGTGAGAAGGTCGCGAGTGGTCTCTATTTCTATACACTCACAGCCGGCGATTTCACCGCGACACGCAAGCTGTTGATACGGAAATAG